The following coding sequences are from one Syntrophorhabdaceae bacterium window:
- the gyrB gene encoding DNA topoisomerase (ATP-hydrolyzing) subunit B — MREYGAESIKILGGLDAVRKVPSMYIGNTGVEGLHHLVYELVDNSVDEALEGYCDKIFITVHRDNSVTVEDNGRGIPVEEHGEENMTALEVVLTMLHAGGKFDKDTYKYSAGLHGVGLSVVNALSEYLEVEVRRDNKVYYQRYEYGNKMTELKVVGDTDKTGTKVRFKPDSSLFETTDISYDIIVHRMREVSFLNNGINIILVDEKKGKRQDFKYEGGIKSFVKYLNTNKSALFEDPMYISSTRPPLDTIELAVQYNDSYNENIYSFVNNVNTKEGGTHVAGFRGAMTRCINNFIQNNMSQKVKESLSGDDIKEGLVAVLSIKIQNPQFEGQTKSKLGNSEIKGLVESVLNEKIAEYLELNPDKAKTIVNKALETRRAREAAKKAKELVKSKSLIESGVLPGKLADCQESDPELCELFIVEGDSAGGSAKQGRNRRTQAILPLKGKILNVEKSREEKVLSNLEIKSIYLAVGINSDNKTRLRYNKVIIMTDADVDGSHIRTLLLTFFYRQMPDLITEGHLYIAQPPLYKIKHGNREVYAKDEEEFDRNIVERGIGKIRCYIGGNQADGEELRNKIEKLKTVERYIKNLQAIGVTRETILGLMRLCIATRQDFESPEKTDAYADYLRKLGHTVEKIKDREHNLFALNIRGADTKKGPAQVRIDYELCSQGDYGESYKAFQEIRQFYDEEIRIGDGENGAETISAVELLNLVSEKGKEGINIQRYKGLGEMNPEQLWGTTMDPDKRRLLRVSIEDAVEADQVFTVLMGNNIETRRKFIEDNALSVRNLDV; from the coding sequence ATGAGAGAATACGGAGCGGAAAGCATAAAAATACTTGGGGGCCTTGATGCGGTAAGAAAGGTTCCCTCTATGTATATCGGGAATACGGGCGTAGAAGGACTGCACCACCTCGTATATGAACTCGTGGATAACAGCGTTGACGAAGCGCTCGAAGGATATTGTGACAAAATATTCATAACCGTACACAGGGATAACAGCGTGACCGTTGAAGATAACGGAAGGGGCATCCCGGTAGAGGAGCACGGCGAAGAGAATATGACGGCGCTCGAAGTGGTGCTTACAATGCTGCACGCAGGCGGGAAGTTTGATAAAGATACATACAAATATTCAGCGGGTCTTCACGGCGTCGGACTCTCGGTCGTGAACGCGCTTTCCGAGTATCTGGAGGTGGAGGTTAGAAGGGACAACAAGGTCTACTACCAGAGATATGAGTATGGGAATAAAATGACAGAGCTCAAGGTTGTCGGGGACACAGATAAAACCGGGACAAAAGTGCGGTTCAAGCCGGACAGCAGCCTCTTCGAAACAACGGATATCAGCTACGATATTATTGTGCACAGAATGAGAGAGGTCTCCTTCCTCAACAACGGCATAAACATAATCCTCGTTGACGAGAAAAAAGGAAAGCGGCAGGACTTCAAGTACGAAGGCGGAATAAAATCTTTTGTAAAATATTTGAATACCAACAAGAGCGCCCTTTTTGAAGATCCAATGTATATATCAAGCACCAGACCACCCCTCGACACTATCGAGCTTGCCGTTCAGTATAACGACAGCTATAACGAAAACATTTACAGCTTTGTGAACAACGTGAACACAAAAGAAGGGGGCACCCACGTAGCGGGCTTCAGGGGGGCCATGACAAGGTGTATAAACAACTTTATACAGAACAACATGTCCCAAAAGGTAAAAGAAAGCCTCTCGGGAGATGACATAAAAGAAGGTCTGGTGGCTGTTCTCAGCATCAAGATACAAAATCCGCAATTCGAAGGGCAGACGAAGTCGAAGCTCGGAAACAGCGAGATAAAGGGACTTGTGGAGTCAGTGCTCAACGAGAAGATCGCGGAATATCTGGAACTCAACCCGGACAAAGCGAAAACGATAGTCAACAAGGCACTCGAGACAAGAAGGGCGAGAGAGGCCGCAAAAAAGGCAAAGGAGCTCGTAAAGAGCAAGAGCCTCATCGAGAGCGGGGTGCTCCCCGGGAAACTTGCCGACTGTCAGGAAAGCGACCCGGAACTTTGTGAGCTCTTTATAGTAGAGGGCGATTCCGCGGGCGGCTCCGCGAAACAGGGCAGGAACAGAAGGACCCAGGCAATACTGCCCCTCAAGGGCAAGATACTGAACGTTGAAAAGTCAAGGGAAGAAAAGGTCCTTTCAAACCTGGAGATCAAGTCCATCTACCTTGCGGTTGGTATCAATTCCGACAACAAAACGAGACTACGATACAACAAGGTAATAATAATGACGGATGCCGACGTTGATGGTTCGCATATCCGGACGCTCCTCTTAACATTTTTCTACAGACAGATGCCGGACCTCATTACAGAGGGGCACCTGTATATAGCCCAGCCGCCGCTGTATAAAATAAAGCACGGGAACCGGGAGGTTTACGCAAAGGACGAAGAAGAGTTCGACAGGAACATTGTGGAGCGGGGAATAGGAAAGATACGGTGCTACATCGGGGGCAACCAGGCGGACGGAGAGGAACTTAGAAATAAGATCGAGAAACTTAAGACCGTGGAACGATACATAAAGAACCTGCAGGCAATAGGCGTGACCCGCGAGACAATACTTGGGCTCATGCGTTTGTGCATAGCAACAAGACAAGACTTCGAATCCCCGGAAAAGACCGATGCATATGCAGATTATCTGAGGAAACTTGGGCACACGGTCGAAAAAATAAAGGACAGGGAGCACAACCTCTTCGCACTGAACATAAGGGGGGCCGACACAAAGAAGGGCCCCGCTCAGGTACGGATCGATTATGAGCTTTGTTCCCAGGGAGATTACGGCGAATCCTACAAGGCCTTTCAGGAGATACGGCAATTCTATGACGAGGAGATAAGGATCGGGGACGGGGAAAACGGAGCGGAAACAATAAGCGCGGTGGAGCTGCTGAACCTCGTGAGCGAAAAAGGCAAGGAAGGAATAAATATACAGAGATACAAGGGTCTGGGAGAAATGAACCCGGAACAGCTCTGGGGGACAACCATGGACCCGGACAAGAGGCGCCTCCTCAGGGTGTCCATAGAGGACGCCGTTGAGGCGGATCAGGTGTTCACGGTGCTCATGGGAAACAACATCGAAACAAGGAGAAAATTTATCGAGGATAACGCCCTCAGCGTCAGAAACCTTGATGTATGA
- the coaE gene encoding dephospho-CoA kinase (Dephospho-CoA kinase (CoaE) performs the final step in coenzyme A biosynthesis.) — translation MITIGITGIIGSGKTTASSTLKNRGFEIIDLDRLSKDLIKKEEVLAEIRDQLGDEYVSGNAVDVARLRDEVFKNGEALRRLEAIIHPRVRNALRQRLDELERSGVEIVFVDGPLLFEKGLHKQFDKIVVVSAEAATIKERLRARGMTEEDIGQRIPHQIPLKEKEKMADYVINNNGTRTGLEKEVKKLLQRIKEWEVKVHAP, via the coding sequence ATGATTACCATAGGGATAACAGGGATTATCGGGAGCGGTAAAACAACCGCATCAAGCACACTGAAAAACAGAGGGTTTGAGATAATAGACCTTGACCGGCTGTCAAAGGATCTGATTAAGAAAGAGGAAGTCCTGGCGGAGATACGGGATCAACTTGGCGACGAGTATGTTTCGGGAAACGCCGTTGACGTGGCCCGCTTGCGGGACGAGGTATTTAAAAACGGGGAGGCGCTCCGCAGGCTCGAAGCAATTATACATCCGAGGGTAAGAAACGCCCTCCGGCAGAGACTTGACGAACTGGAAAGGTCGGGGGTCGAGATCGTTTTTGTTGACGGACCGCTTTTATTTGAAAAGGGGCTGCATAAACAATTTGACAAGATCGTCGTTGTCTCTGCGGAGGCGGCAACGATAAAGGAAAGACTGAGGGCGAGAGGCATGACCGAAGAAGACATTGGCCAACGGATACCTCACCAGATTCCACTGAAAGAAAAAGAGAAGATGGCCGACTACGTAATTAACAACAACGGGACAAGGACCGGCCTTGAAAAAGAAGTTAAAAAACTGCTGCAAAGGATAAAAGAATGGGAGGTAAAGGTACATGCACCTTAA
- the rho gene encoding transcription termination factor Rho: MHLNALKSKKIGELTHMARELNVENASGLRKQELIFAILQAFVDKNESVYGEGVLEILSEGFGFLRSTDSNYLPGPDDIYVSPSQIKKFGLRTGDTTSGQIRPPKDNEKYFALLKVESINFDDPGAVRDKIIFDNLTPIYPDERIKLETEQNSLSTRVMDLFTPIGKGQRGLIVAPPRTGKTMLLQHIANSITQNHKEIFLIVLLIDERPEEVTDMIRSVKGEVISSTFDEPATRHVQVAEIVIEKAKRLVEHKRDVVILLDSITRLARAYNTVVPSSGKILSGGIDASAMQKPRRFFGAAKNIEEGGSLTIVATALIDTGSRMDEVIFEEFKGTGNMEIYLDRKLAEKRVFPAIDINKSGTRKEELLLEGNDLSRTWLLRKVLQPMNPVESMEFLLEKMVDAESNQDFLNSMSKGG, encoded by the coding sequence ATGCACCTTAATGCGCTGAAAAGTAAGAAAATAGGAGAACTTACACACATGGCAAGGGAGTTGAACGTTGAGAACGCCTCCGGACTGAGAAAGCAGGAGCTTATATTTGCCATACTGCAGGCCTTTGTCGACAAGAACGAGTCGGTCTACGGGGAAGGGGTCCTGGAGATCCTTTCCGAAGGGTTCGGCTTCCTGCGTTCCACCGATTCAAACTACTTGCCCGGCCCGGACGATATATATGTATCGCCCTCGCAGATCAAGAAGTTCGGCCTCAGAACAGGGGATACGACCTCAGGACAGATCCGCCCCCCAAAAGACAACGAAAAGTACTTTGCCCTTTTAAAGGTCGAATCGATAAATTTTGATGACCCCGGCGCGGTCAGGGATAAGATAATATTTGATAATCTTACGCCCATATACCCGGACGAAAGGATAAAGCTTGAAACAGAACAGAACAGCCTCTCAACGAGGGTAATGGATCTATTCACCCCCATTGGCAAGGGCCAGAGGGGACTGATCGTTGCGCCGCCCAGGACCGGAAAAACAATGCTCCTCCAGCACATTGCAAACAGCATTACACAGAACCATAAAGAGATCTTTCTTATTGTCCTCCTCATAGACGAAAGGCCAGAGGAGGTTACGGACATGATACGTTCGGTAAAAGGAGAGGTCATAAGCTCTACCTTTGATGAGCCCGCGACGAGACACGTTCAGGTGGCGGAGATCGTTATAGAGAAAGCGAAGAGACTTGTGGAGCACAAGAGGGACGTGGTGATACTGCTCGACAGCATAACGAGACTTGCGAGGGCCTATAATACCGTTGTCCCATCAAGCGGGAAGATCCTGTCGGGAGGCATTGACGCGTCCGCAATGCAGAAGCCGAGACGTTTTTTTGGAGCAGCGAAAAATATTGAAGAGGGAGGAAGCCTGACGATCGTTGCCACGGCGCTGATAGATACCGGGAGCAGGATGGACGAGGTGATCTTCGAGGAGTTCAAGGGTACGGGAAACATGGAGATATATCTCGATAGAAAGCTCGCGGAGAAGAGGGTCTTCCCCGCTATTGATATAAATAAATCCGGCACGAGAAAAGAGGAATTGCTGTTAGAAGGCAACGACCTCTCAAGGACGTGGTTGCTGAGGAAGGTCTTACAACCGATGAACCCCGTTGAATCGATGGAGTTTCTGCTTGAAAAGATGGTAGACGCGGAGTCAAACCAGGATTTTCTCAATTCTATGAGCAAAGGAGGTTGA
- the rpmE gene encoding 50S ribosomal protein L31, with product MKKGIHPDLKKATVKCACGHTFETLSIKDKITVEICAKCHPIFTGKEKRLDSTGQVEKFERRYGKKTK from the coding sequence ATGAAAAAAGGAATCCATCCGGACTTAAAGAAGGCGACGGTAAAGTGTGCCTGCGGCCACACCTTCGAGACGCTGTCCATTAAGGATAAGATTACCGTGGAGATTTGCGCAAAGTGCCACCCTATATTTACCGGCAAAGAGAAGCGCTTAGACTCAACCGGCCAGGTTGAGAAGTTTGAAAGGCGCTATGGCAAAAAGACGAAATAA
- the prfA gene encoding peptide chain release factor 1, with protein sequence MFERLQEIEKRYQEIEEEMVRPEALANLESYKKLAKERAEIKELVDLFREWKKRNEETLRTQEVLKTASEEGMRVLARDEITFLEKEMERLESSLREKLLSKGEKQAKSMFLEIRAGTGGEEAALFARDLFSMYMKYAENMRWKTEIMTVSMSDLGGLKEVVLLVEGKDAFSMLRYESGVHRVQRVPQTEAQGRIHTSTVTVAVLPEPEELEININPDEIRIDVFRSSGPGGQHVNTTDSAVRITHMPTGIVVTCQDEKSQHKNKAKAMRVLRARLKEKLESEKEQEMSDERRKQVGTGDRSERIRTYNFPQGRVTDHRIGLTLYKLQDVLNGDIVAIISPLIAHFQSETLKKG encoded by the coding sequence ATGTTTGAACGGCTCCAGGAGATAGAAAAAAGGTATCAGGAGATAGAGGAAGAGATGGTAAGGCCTGAAGCGCTTGCCAACCTGGAGTCCTACAAAAAACTTGCCAAAGAGCGGGCAGAGATTAAGGAGCTGGTAGACCTCTTCAGGGAATGGAAGAAAAGGAACGAGGAGACGCTCAGGACGCAGGAGGTTCTCAAAACGGCATCAGAAGAGGGAATGAGGGTCCTTGCCAGGGACGAGATAACATTCCTCGAGAAGGAAATGGAGAGGCTTGAATCCTCTCTAAGGGAAAAGCTCCTCAGCAAGGGAGAGAAGCAGGCAAAAAGCATGTTTCTCGAAATAAGGGCCGGGACAGGCGGCGAAGAGGCGGCCCTTTTTGCAAGAGACCTCTTTTCAATGTACATGAAGTACGCCGAGAACATGCGGTGGAAGACAGAGATCATGACGGTCAGCATGTCGGACCTCGGCGGCCTCAAGGAGGTCGTCCTGCTGGTGGAGGGGAAGGACGCCTTCAGCATGCTTCGCTATGAGAGCGGCGTCCACAGGGTTCAGCGCGTTCCACAGACAGAAGCACAGGGGCGGATACATACCTCCACCGTTACCGTGGCAGTCCTGCCGGAACCAGAGGAGCTGGAAATAAACATAAACCCGGACGAGATAAGGATCGATGTGTTCCGTTCCAGCGGACCCGGCGGCCAGCACGTAAACACAACCGATTCGGCGGTGAGAATCACGCACATGCCGACGGGGATCGTGGTAACGTGCCAGGACGAAAAATCCCAGCACAAGAATAAGGCAAAGGCCATGAGGGTACTCAGGGCAAGACTGAAAGAAAAGCTGGAGAGCGAGAAGGAACAGGAGATGTCTGACGAGAGAAGGAAACAGGTTGGTACCGGTGACAGGAGCGAGCGGATACGGACATACAACTTTCCGCAGGGCAGGGTTACCGATCACAGGATCGGCCTTACTTTATATAAGCTGCAGGATGTTTTGAACGGCGACATCGTCGCCATAATATCCCCATTGATAGCCCACTTCCAATCAGAGACACTAAAAAAAGGATAA